A window from Mus caroli chromosome 2, CAROLI_EIJ_v1.1, whole genome shotgun sequence encodes these proteins:
- the Sgk2 gene encoding serine/threonine-protein kinase Sgk2 isoform X3: MASSPVGVPSPQPSRANGNINLGPSANPNARPTDFDFLKVIGKGNYGKVLLAKRKSDGAFYAVKVLQKKSILKNKEQNHIMAERNVLLKNVRHPFLVGLRYSFQTPEKLYFVLDYVNGGELFFHLQRERRFLEPRARFYTAEVASAIGYLHSLNIIYRDLKPENILLDCQGHVVLTDFGLCKECVEPEETTSTFCGTPEYLAPEVLRKEPYDRAVDWWCLGAVLYEMLHGLPPFFNTDVAQMYENILHQPLQIPGGRTVAACDLLQGLLHKDQRQRLGSKEDFVAGHKEPHVLQSHKLG; encoded by the exons ATGGCCTCCAGCCCAGTTGGAGTTCCTAGCCCACAG CCCTCTAGGGCCAATGGGAACATCAACCTGGGGCCATCAGCCAACCCAAA TGCCCGACCCACAGACTTTGATTTCCTCAAAGTCATTGGCAAAGGGAACTACGGGAAG GTCCTACTGGCCAAGCGCAAGTCGGACGGAGCCTTCTATGCCGTGAAGGTTCTGCAAAAGAAATCcattttaaagaacaaagag CAGAACCACATCATGGCAGAGCGCAACGTGCTGTTGAAGAACGTGCGGCATCCCTTCCTCGTGGGCCTGCGCTACTCCTTCCAGACCCCAGAGAAACTCTACTTTGTGCTTGACTATGTCAACGGGGGAGAG cTCTTCTTCCATCTACAGCGGGAACGCAGATTCCTGGAGCCCCGGGCCCGGTTCTACACTGCAGAGGTGGCGAGCGCCATTGGTTACCTTCATTCTCTCAACATCATCTACAG AGACCTGAAGCCAGAAAACATTCTCTTGGACTGCCAG GGTCACGTGGTACTGACCGATTTCGGCCTTTGCAAGGAATGTGTAGAGCCTGAGGAGACCACGTCCACCTTCTGCGGCACCCCTGAG TACTTGGCTCCAGAAGTGCTTCGTAAAGAGCCTTATGATCGAGCAGTGGACTGGTGGTGCTTAGGGGCAGTCCTCTACGAGATGCTACATGGCCTG cctCCCTTCTTCAACACTGACGTGGCCCAGATGTATGAGAACATTTTACATCAGCCGCTACAGATCCCTGGAGGCCGGACAGTGGCTGCTTGTGACCTCCTGCAAGGTCTTCTCCACAAGGACCAGAGGCAGCGGCTGGGCTCCAAGGAAGACTTTGTAG CTGGACATAAAGAACCACATGTTCTTCAGTCCCATAAACTGGGATGA
- the Sgk2 gene encoding serine/threonine-protein kinase Sgk2 isoform X1, with product MASSPVGVPSPQPSRANGNINLGPSANPNARPTDFDFLKVIGKGNYGKVLLAKRKSDGAFYAVKVLQKKSILKNKEQNHIMAERNVLLKNVRHPFLVGLRYSFQTPEKLYFVLDYVNGGELFFHLQRERRFLEPRARFYTAEVASAIGYLHSLNIIYRDLKPENILLDCQGHVVLTDFGLCKECVEPEETTSTFCGTPEYLAPEVLRKEPYDRAVDWWCLGAVLYEMLHGLPPFFNTDVAQMYENILHQPLQIPGGRTVAACDLLQGLLHKDQRQRLGSKEDFLDIKNHMFFSPINWDDLYHKRLTPPFNPNVEGPSDLKHFDPEFTQEAVSKSIGCTPDTVASSSGASSAFLGFSYAQDDDDILDS from the exons ATGGCCTCCAGCCCAGTTGGAGTTCCTAGCCCACAG CCCTCTAGGGCCAATGGGAACATCAACCTGGGGCCATCAGCCAACCCAAA TGCCCGACCCACAGACTTTGATTTCCTCAAAGTCATTGGCAAAGGGAACTACGGGAAG GTCCTACTGGCCAAGCGCAAGTCGGACGGAGCCTTCTATGCCGTGAAGGTTCTGCAAAAGAAATCcattttaaagaacaaagag CAGAACCACATCATGGCAGAGCGCAACGTGCTGTTGAAGAACGTGCGGCATCCCTTCCTCGTGGGCCTGCGCTACTCCTTCCAGACCCCAGAGAAACTCTACTTTGTGCTTGACTATGTCAACGGGGGAGAG cTCTTCTTCCATCTACAGCGGGAACGCAGATTCCTGGAGCCCCGGGCCCGGTTCTACACTGCAGAGGTGGCGAGCGCCATTGGTTACCTTCATTCTCTCAACATCATCTACAG AGACCTGAAGCCAGAAAACATTCTCTTGGACTGCCAG GGTCACGTGGTACTGACCGATTTCGGCCTTTGCAAGGAATGTGTAGAGCCTGAGGAGACCACGTCCACCTTCTGCGGCACCCCTGAG TACTTGGCTCCAGAAGTGCTTCGTAAAGAGCCTTATGATCGAGCAGTGGACTGGTGGTGCTTAGGGGCAGTCCTCTACGAGATGCTACATGGCCTG cctCCCTTCTTCAACACTGACGTGGCCCAGATGTATGAGAACATTTTACATCAGCCGCTACAGATCCCTGGAGGCCGGACAGTGGCTGCTTGTGACCTCCTGCAAGGTCTTCTCCACAAGGACCAGAGGCAGCGGCTGGGCTCCAAGGAAGACTTT CTGGACATAAAGAACCACATGTTCTTCAGTCCCATAAACTGGGATGATCTCTACCACAAGAGGCTGACTCCACCCTTCAACCCAAACGTG GAAGGACCCTCTGACTTGAAACACTTTGACCCAGAGTTTACCCAGGAAGCTGTGTCCAAGTCCATTGGCTGCACCCCTGACACCGTGGCCAGCAGTTCTGGGGCTTCAAGTGCATTCCTTGGATTTTCCTATGCACAGGATGATGATGACATTTTGGACTCTTGA
- the Sgk2 gene encoding serine/threonine-protein kinase Sgk2 isoform X2, producing the protein MASSPVGVPSPQPSRANGNINLGPSANPNARPTDFDFLKVIGKGNYGKVLLAKRKSDGAFYAVKVLQKKSILKNKENHIMAERNVLLKNVRHPFLVGLRYSFQTPEKLYFVLDYVNGGELFFHLQRERRFLEPRARFYTAEVASAIGYLHSLNIIYRDLKPENILLDCQGHVVLTDFGLCKECVEPEETTSTFCGTPEYLAPEVLRKEPYDRAVDWWCLGAVLYEMLHGLPPFFNTDVAQMYENILHQPLQIPGGRTVAACDLLQGLLHKDQRQRLGSKEDFLDIKNHMFFSPINWDDLYHKRLTPPFNPNVEGPSDLKHFDPEFTQEAVSKSIGCTPDTVASSSGASSAFLGFSYAQDDDDILDS; encoded by the exons ATGGCCTCCAGCCCAGTTGGAGTTCCTAGCCCACAG CCCTCTAGGGCCAATGGGAACATCAACCTGGGGCCATCAGCCAACCCAAA TGCCCGACCCACAGACTTTGATTTCCTCAAAGTCATTGGCAAAGGGAACTACGGGAAG GTCCTACTGGCCAAGCGCAAGTCGGACGGAGCCTTCTATGCCGTGAAGGTTCTGCAAAAGAAATCcattttaaagaacaaagag AACCACATCATGGCAGAGCGCAACGTGCTGTTGAAGAACGTGCGGCATCCCTTCCTCGTGGGCCTGCGCTACTCCTTCCAGACCCCAGAGAAACTCTACTTTGTGCTTGACTATGTCAACGGGGGAGAG cTCTTCTTCCATCTACAGCGGGAACGCAGATTCCTGGAGCCCCGGGCCCGGTTCTACACTGCAGAGGTGGCGAGCGCCATTGGTTACCTTCATTCTCTCAACATCATCTACAG AGACCTGAAGCCAGAAAACATTCTCTTGGACTGCCAG GGTCACGTGGTACTGACCGATTTCGGCCTTTGCAAGGAATGTGTAGAGCCTGAGGAGACCACGTCCACCTTCTGCGGCACCCCTGAG TACTTGGCTCCAGAAGTGCTTCGTAAAGAGCCTTATGATCGAGCAGTGGACTGGTGGTGCTTAGGGGCAGTCCTCTACGAGATGCTACATGGCCTG cctCCCTTCTTCAACACTGACGTGGCCCAGATGTATGAGAACATTTTACATCAGCCGCTACAGATCCCTGGAGGCCGGACAGTGGCTGCTTGTGACCTCCTGCAAGGTCTTCTCCACAAGGACCAGAGGCAGCGGCTGGGCTCCAAGGAAGACTTT CTGGACATAAAGAACCACATGTTCTTCAGTCCCATAAACTGGGATGATCTCTACCACAAGAGGCTGACTCCACCCTTCAACCCAAACGTG GAAGGACCCTCTGACTTGAAACACTTTGACCCAGAGTTTACCCAGGAAGCTGTGTCCAAGTCCATTGGCTGCACCCCTGACACCGTGGCCAGCAGTTCTGGGGCTTCAAGTGCATTCCTTGGATTTTCCTATGCACAGGATGATGATGACATTTTGGACTCTTGA